The following coding sequences are from one Megamonas funiformis window:
- a CDS encoding aldose 1-epimerase family protein has translation MNTKIYLQRGFFAENAKTIMENDEFKVNLFKYSSGVEAIEVTNSRGKIIVLPYMGQMIWRVEFDGIDLTMKNMFSRPRKVNNMLDTYGCFAFHSGLLANGCPSSEDTHPMHGEFCCADLDATWIEFSEDEVIIGGEYEYCQGFGFKYLARPSVSLKANATNIKISMQVKNLTSVEMPLQYMCHINHHYVDKGEFKANILDEAFKLRESIPSHIKPTKEWFDYTDEIKKAQVEGKTLTKLENPDLYNTEVVFLVDRLDKYTDEAIVEINSPEGYGFKTQFSTKDFKYGTRWIMYTPEQQVSSCIIPGTCRPEGFLAAKKAGSLLMLQPDEEKTFSVITGLK, from the coding sequence ATGAATACAAAAATATATTTACAGCGTGGTTTCTTTGCTGAAAATGCAAAAACTATCATGGAAAATGATGAATTTAAAGTAAATTTATTTAAATATAGTTCAGGAGTAGAAGCGATAGAAGTAACAAATTCTCGTGGTAAAATCATTGTTCTTCCTTATATGGGACAGATGATTTGGCGAGTTGAATTTGATGGCATTGATTTAACCATGAAGAATATGTTTTCTAGACCAAGAAAAGTGAATAATATGTTAGATACTTATGGTTGTTTTGCTTTTCATTCAGGTCTTTTAGCTAATGGTTGTCCATCAAGTGAAGATACACATCCAATGCATGGTGAATTTTGTTGCGCTGATTTAGATGCTACATGGATTGAATTTAGTGAAGATGAAGTTATTATTGGCGGTGAATATGAATATTGCCAAGGTTTTGGTTTTAAATATTTAGCTAGACCTAGTGTAAGTTTGAAAGCGAATGCTACAAATATAAAAATCAGTATGCAAGTAAAAAATCTTACAAGCGTAGAAATGCCACTACAATATATGTGTCATATAAATCACCATTATGTGGATAAAGGTGAATTCAAAGCTAATATACTAGATGAAGCTTTTAAATTACGTGAAAGTATTCCTAGTCATATAAAACCTACAAAAGAATGGTTTGACTATACTGATGAAATAAAAAAAGCACAAGTTGAAGGGAAAACTTTGACTAAATTAGAAAATCCTGATTTATATAACACAGAAGTAGTATTTTTAGTTGATAGACTTGATAAATATACAGATGAAGCTATAGTAGAGATTAATTCTCCAGAAGGTTATGGTTTTAAAACACAATTTTCAACTAAAGATTTTAAATATGGTACACGTTGGATTATGTATACACCAGAACAGCAAGTATCTTCTTGTATAATTCCAGGAACATGTAGACCAGAAGGATTTTTAGCAGCAAAAAAAGCAGGTAGTCTACTTATGTTACAACCTGATGAAGAAAAAACATTTAGCGTAATTACTGGTTTAAAATAA
- a CDS encoding ketose-bisphosphate aldolase — protein sequence MLYNMKELLTIAKENKFAVPAFNIGSLEILRAVMEVAEETNSPVILEIHPLEIEYLTDPFVLTVKEYAHKSKVPVVIHMDHGSNIYDVMRSIKNGYTSVMIDASNLPYEENVALTKQVVELAHKVNVSVEAEIGTIGAMNYETEGVDNVLYTDPEQAKDFVKRTGIDCLAVAIGTAHGLYPKNFTPKLNLELLKILNKEVNIPLVLHGGSGNPDEEVTASVSLGVSKVNISSDVKSVFFKKCHELLNENPNQYEPCDLFPKCIDEAKKVIYHKLNVLNTIGKANLYK from the coding sequence ATGCTTTATAACATGAAAGAATTATTAACTATTGCTAAAGAAAACAAATTTGCTGTTCCAGCTTTTAATATAGGAAGTCTAGAAATACTCCGTGCTGTTATGGAAGTAGCTGAAGAAACTAATTCACCTGTAATCTTAGAAATCCATCCATTAGAAATAGAATATTTAACTGATCCATTTGTTTTAACAGTAAAAGAATATGCACATAAATCTAAAGTTCCTGTTGTTATTCATATGGATCATGGTTCTAATATTTATGACGTTATGCGTTCTATAAAAAATGGATATACATCTGTAATGATTGATGCATCTAATTTACCATATGAAGAAAATGTAGCACTTACTAAACAAGTTGTAGAATTAGCCCATAAAGTAAATGTATCAGTAGAAGCTGAAATTGGTACTATAGGTGCTATGAATTATGAAACAGAAGGCGTTGATAATGTTTTATATACAGATCCTGAACAAGCTAAAGATTTTGTAAAACGCACTGGTATTGACTGCTTAGCTGTTGCTATTGGAACTGCACATGGATTATATCCTAAAAATTTTACACCTAAACTTAATTTAGAATTACTTAAAATTTTAAATAAAGAAGTTAATATTCCTCTTGTACTACATGGTGGTTCTGGCAATCCAGATGAAGAAGTTACTGCTTCTGTAAGCTTAGGTGTTAGTAAAGTAAATATTTCCAGTGATGTAAAAAGTGTTTTCTTTAAAAAATGTCATGAACTTCTAAATGAAAATCCTAATCAATATGAACCTTGCGATTTATTTCCTAAATGTATTGATGAAGCTAAAAAAGTTATTTATCATAAATTAAATGTTTTAAATACAATTGGTAAGGCTAATTTATATAAATAA
- a CDS encoding PTS fructose transporter subunit IIC, with protein sequence MKIVGITACPTGIAHTYMAAEALTKAAQEMGHEIKIETQGVEVENILSDNDIQSADIVIIACQKTVDLSRFEGKRVTEIPIERAVKNPQKVIQDAIDGKNISIFELAKEDKAKKKAQQTGIYKHLMSGVNFMLPFVISGGILIAFSFMFGIKASDPNDPSFNVIAKALSDIGGGAAFGMMVPMLAAGIAYSIAGKQGMCSGMVAGVIAKSIGAGFLGGLIGAIFAGYLTKTLMEKIHLPKAIQTLKGLILVPLISVFITGMFMIFIVGEPVKFLLDGLTNYLNSMDSSNGVIFGLIIGAMMASDMGGPINKAISTFSIALMSTGVYAPIAACMVAGMTPPLGLALATVLFKKRFTKEEREAGKSCWVLGLSYITEGAIPFAVADPIRVIPALMLGSAVAGAISLGAGCASLAPHGGIWILPIPNVITNLPMYVLALVAGSIVTCLSVALLKRKNNYED encoded by the coding sequence ATGAAAATAGTTGGTATTACCGCTTGTCCTACTGGTATAGCCCATACTTATATGGCTGCCGAAGCTTTAACAAAAGCCGCTCAAGAAATGGGTCATGAAATTAAAATTGAAACGCAAGGTGTTGAAGTAGAAAATATTCTATCTGATAATGACATACAATCAGCTGATATTGTTATTATTGCTTGTCAAAAAACTGTAGATTTAAGTAGATTTGAAGGTAAACGTGTTACCGAAATTCCTATTGAAAGAGCTGTAAAAAATCCGCAAAAAGTAATTCAAGATGCTATTGATGGTAAAAATATTAGTATATTTGAATTAGCTAAAGAAGATAAAGCTAAGAAAAAAGCTCAACAAACTGGAATTTATAAACATTTAATGTCCGGTGTAAATTTTATGTTACCATTTGTTATTTCTGGTGGTATTTTAATAGCCTTTAGTTTTATGTTTGGTATTAAGGCTAGTGATCCTAATGATCCTAGTTTCAATGTAATTGCAAAAGCTTTAAGTGATATTGGTGGTGGTGCCGCTTTTGGAATGATGGTTCCTATGTTAGCTGCTGGGATTGCATATTCTATTGCAGGAAAACAGGGTATGTGCTCTGGTATGGTTGCTGGTGTAATTGCCAAAAGTATTGGAGCTGGCTTTTTAGGTGGTCTTATTGGTGCTATTTTTGCAGGCTATTTGACTAAAACTCTTATGGAAAAAATTCACTTACCAAAAGCAATTCAAACCTTAAAAGGTCTTATTTTAGTTCCTCTTATTTCTGTATTCATCACTGGTATGTTTATGATTTTCATCGTAGGAGAACCAGTTAAATTTTTATTAGATGGATTAACTAATTATTTAAATTCTATGGATTCTTCTAATGGCGTTATTTTTGGTTTAATTATTGGTGCTATGATGGCTTCTGATATGGGTGGTCCTATTAATAAAGCAATCTCCACGTTCTCTATTGCTCTTATGTCCACTGGAGTTTATGCACCTATCGCTGCTTGTATGGTTGCTGGTATGACACCTCCTCTTGGATTAGCATTAGCTACTGTATTATTTAAGAAAAGATTCACTAAAGAAGAACGTGAAGCTGGAAAATCTTGTTGGGTTTTAGGATTATCTTATATTACAGAAGGAGCAATTCCTTTTGCTGTAGCTGACCCAATTCGTGTAATACCAGCCTTAATGTTAGGTTCTGCTGTTGCTGGCGCAATATCTTTAGGAGCTGGTTGCGCATCACTTGCCCCTCATGGTGGAATTTGGATTTTACCAATACCTAATGTTATAACTAATTTACCTATGTATGTATTAGCACTTGTTGCTGGTTCTATTGTTACATGTTTATCTGTAGCCTTATTAAAACGTAAAAATAATTACGAAGATTAA
- a CDS encoding PTS sugar transporter subunit IIA translates to MNISDLLIKDNILLNLSVSSKLDAFKELSSKLLINNCINDQKEYINALIKREQEFSTNIGFGIAIPHAKDKSVNKASIAIGTFSPGLNYEDGEAPVKLMFLLAVPTESDNLHLEILKRLSRKIIDTKFRENLLSAKTVNDIFKIMETI, encoded by the coding sequence ATGAACATTTCCGATTTATTAATTAAAGACAACATACTTTTGAATCTTTCAGTTTCTAGTAAATTAGACGCTTTCAAAGAATTATCTAGTAAATTACTAATAAATAACTGTATAAATGATCAAAAAGAATATATTAATGCTCTCATTAAACGTGAACAAGAATTTAGTACAAATATTGGTTTTGGAATTGCTATTCCACATGCTAAAGATAAATCTGTGAATAAAGCCTCAATAGCTATTGGTACTTTTTCTCCTGGTCTTAATTATGAAGATGGCGAAGCTCCTGTAAAACTTATGTTTTTATTAGCAGTTCCTACAGAAAGCGATAATCTTCATTTAGAAATTTTAAAAAGATTATCTAGAAAAATTATTGATACCAAATTCAGAGAAAATCTCTTATCTGCTAAAACTGTAAATGACATTTTTAAAATAATGGAAACAATTTAA
- a CDS encoding BglG family transcription antiterminator, with protein MTYDLIIQIIKILLSNKTYISVSNIADKTNVSTKTIYNYLEKHSFLEYIYPCTLEKRQKQGVRILGNEQALNKLKQKLSIYEQEKNLYTPILNLDSTTFILHSLFSTSSSITIQSLAEKLYSNSVAISSILNKINLWLKNYDLQLSKKSNWGCQILGEEKNIRLAYKDFIIKSNYPIKTLKINTIDRLSDEHYRKLILIFDKQETDKVIQIISLAEIVLNNKFTDNDFYKLTVQILILIKRVRLGKFISYKLNNIENIPEFLAAQIIKNHIEDIIKFKIPNDELLALTQNILSARKQKEDTINSSKDEFITELTINRFVKRISDCLKINLLQDKTFINNLILHLVPAVRRSKYGTTAENPLLNKIRYEYTDIYLAVLTSIEELEVSEKIFLDANEIGYICLHVVAAINRCQKGGYIKVCLVCDNGITITNYLESTITRYLPEIKIIEKCTSSEFSNLKLANFDLILDSTNLIKNNDSKILKINEFLQKEEIHYIQNWILSKHLLDFNEDAPSIQGKIFYFHDDLPDRDSVLNKYGKYLFGNGYVMKGYDKSLIAREERVSTAMGRYVAVPHGSKDLVLKPSLVIVNLKTPILWDDEFRVDLIFILAVNFNKVQINKYFFSKLYEIIKNEELISAIKKSDDISEIEQLFL; from the coding sequence ATGACTTACGATTTGATTATTCAAATAATCAAAATATTATTATCTAATAAAACTTATATTTCTGTATCAAATATTGCTGATAAAACTAATGTTTCTACAAAAACTATTTATAATTATTTAGAAAAACATAGTTTTTTAGAATATATATATCCTTGCACTTTAGAAAAAAGACAAAAACAAGGTGTTCGCATATTAGGAAATGAACAAGCATTAAATAAATTAAAACAGAAATTATCTATTTATGAACAAGAAAAAAATTTATATACACCTATTTTAAATCTTGATTCAACTACTTTTATATTACATTCTTTATTCAGTACCTCTTCTAGTATAACTATACAAAGTTTAGCAGAAAAACTATATAGTAATTCTGTTGCTATTTCATCTATATTAAACAAAATCAATTTATGGTTAAAAAATTATGATTTGCAATTATCAAAAAAAAGTAACTGGGGTTGCCAAATCTTAGGTGAAGAAAAAAATATTCGTCTTGCCTACAAAGATTTCATTATAAAAAGCAATTATCCTATTAAAACTTTAAAAATTAATACTATTGATCGTTTATCTGATGAACATTATCGTAAATTAATTCTTATTTTTGATAAACAAGAAACAGATAAAGTTATTCAAATTATTTCGTTAGCTGAAATAGTATTAAATAATAAATTCACAGATAATGATTTCTATAAATTAACTGTACAAATACTAATATTGATAAAACGTGTACGTCTAGGTAAGTTTATTTCTTATAAATTAAATAATATCGAAAATATTCCAGAGTTTTTAGCAGCTCAAATTATAAAAAACCATATTGAAGATATTATAAAATTTAAAATTCCTAATGATGAGTTATTAGCTTTAACACAAAATATACTATCTGCAAGAAAACAAAAAGAAGATACTATAAACTCATCTAAGGATGAATTCATAACAGAACTAACAATAAATAGATTTGTAAAACGTATATCTGACTGTTTAAAAATTAATTTATTACAAGATAAAACCTTTATAAATAATTTAATACTTCACCTTGTTCCAGCTGTTAGACGTAGTAAATATGGTACAACTGCTGAAAATCCTTTATTAAATAAAATAAGATATGAATATACTGATATTTATTTAGCTGTCTTAACATCTATTGAAGAATTAGAAGTATCTGAGAAAATTTTTCTTGATGCTAATGAAATTGGTTACATTTGCTTACATGTTGTCGCAGCAATTAATCGCTGTCAAAAAGGCGGATATATAAAAGTTTGTTTAGTTTGTGATAATGGTATCACTATTACAAATTATTTAGAAAGTACTATTACTAGATATTTACCTGAAATAAAAATCATAGAAAAATGTACTAGTAGTGAATTCTCAAACTTAAAATTAGCAAATTTTGATCTAATTTTAGACTCTACTAATTTAATAAAAAATAATGATAGTAAAATTTTAAAAATAAATGAATTTTTACAAAAAGAAGAAATTCATTATATCCAAAATTGGATATTAAGTAAACATTTATTAGATTTTAATGAAGATGCACCTTCTATTCAAGGAAAAATCTTTTATTTTCATGATGATCTTCCTGACAGAGATAGTGTTTTAAATAAATATGGAAAATATTTATTTGGAAATGGCTATGTTATGAAAGGATATGATAAAAGTCTTATAGCACGTGAAGAAAGAGTATCCACTGCTATGGGACGATATGTAGCTGTTCCTCATGGTTCTAAAGATTTAGTTTTAAAACCAAGTTTAGTCATAGTAAATCTAAAAACACCTATTTTATGGGATGATGAATTTCGTGTAGATTTAATTTTTATTTTAGCTGTAAACTTTAATAAAGTACAAATTAATAAATATTTTTTCTCAAAATTATATGAAATTATAAAAAATGAAGAACTTATATCTGCTATAAAAAAATCAGATGATATAAGTGAAATAGAACAATTATTTTTATAG
- the ahpC gene encoding alkyl hydroperoxide reductase subunit C: MSLINKEIVDFKVQAFVDGEFREITKADVLGKWSVFFFYPADFTFVCPTELEDLADKYADFKNIDCEIYSVSCDTHFVHKAWHDASDTIKKIKYPMLADPTGLLARAFDVMIEDDGIAERGSFIVNPEGKIVAYEVIMGSVGRNADELLRRVEAAQFVAKHGGEVCPARWKPGAKTLKPSIELVGNI, from the coding sequence ATGTCATTAATTAATAAAGAAATCGTTGATTTTAAGGTTCAGGCTTTTGTTGATGGTGAGTTTCGTGAAATAACAAAGGCTGATGTTTTAGGAAAATGGTCAGTATTTTTCTTTTATCCTGCTGATTTTACTTTTGTTTGTCCGACTGAACTTGAAGATTTAGCTGATAAATATGCTGATTTTAAAAATATAGATTGTGAAATTTACAGTGTATCTTGCGACACTCATTTTGTGCATAAAGCATGGCATGATGCATCTGATACTATCAAAAAAATTAAATATCCAATGCTTGCTGACCCAACAGGATTATTAGCACGAGCTTTTGATGTGATGATTGAAGATGATGGTATTGCAGAAAGAGGTAGTTTTATCGTAAATCCAGAAGGTAAAATTGTAGCTTATGAAGTAATCATGGGAAGTGTTGGCAGAAACGCTGATGAATTGCTTCGCCGTGTAGAAGCTGCTCAATTCGTAGCTAAACATGGTGGCGAAGTTTGTCCTGCAAGATGGAAACCAGGTGCTAAAACATTAAAACCTAGTATTGAATTAGTTGGAAATATTTAA
- a CDS encoding pyrimidine-nucleoside phosphorylase, with amino-acid sequence MRMVDIIEKKRDGQELTTAEINFFIEGYTKGEIPDYQASALAMAIYFQDMNDRERADLTRAMVESGDTIDLSAIDGVKVDKHSTGGVGDTTTLVLAPLVASLGVPVAKMSGRGLGHTGGTIDKLESIAGFHVELTREQFIDLVNRDKVAVIGQSGNLTPADKKLYALRDVTGTVNSIPLIASSIMSKKIAAGADAIVLDVKTGDGAFMKTQEDAEKLAHAMVRIGNHVGRKTIAIISDMSQPLGFAIGNALEVKEAIETLQGKGPKDLTELVLTLGSQMVILAGKAKTSEEAKEMLLDAIHSGKALAKFKEFLANQGGDASIVDDLTKLPQAKYKIELPAKQSGYISRMVADEIGVASMILGAGRATKEDVIDLAVGLVLHKKVGDKVEEGESILTIYSNRENVEDVKQKLYDNIFIADTATTPTLIHTVITE; translated from the coding sequence ATGCGTATGGTAGATATTATTGAAAAAAAACGTGATGGACAAGAATTAACAACTGCTGAAATTAATTTCTTCATTGAAGGATATACAAAAGGTGAAATTCCTGATTATCAAGCAAGTGCTTTAGCTATGGCTATTTATTTCCAAGATATGAATGACCGTGAACGCGCTGATTTAACTCGTGCAATGGTAGAATCTGGAGATACTATCGACCTTTCTGCTATTGATGGAGTAAAAGTAGACAAACATTCCACTGGTGGTGTAGGTGATACTACTACACTCGTATTAGCTCCACTTGTTGCTTCCCTTGGTGTTCCTGTAGCTAAAATGTCCGGACGTGGATTAGGTCATACTGGTGGTACAATCGATAAATTAGAATCTATCGCAGGCTTCCATGTAGAACTCACTCGTGAACAATTCATTGATTTAGTAAATAGAGATAAAGTTGCAGTTATTGGACAAAGCGGTAACTTAACTCCAGCAGATAAAAAATTATATGCACTCCGCGATGTAACTGGTACAGTAAATTCTATTCCTCTTATCGCAAGCTCTATCATGAGTAAAAAAATCGCAGCTGGTGCTGACGCAATCGTTTTAGACGTAAAAACTGGCGATGGCGCTTTCATGAAAACTCAAGAAGATGCAGAAAAACTCGCTCACGCTATGGTACGCATCGGTAATCATGTAGGCAGAAAAACAATCGCTATCATCTCTGACATGTCTCAGCCTTTAGGCTTTGCTATTGGTAATGCTTTAGAAGTAAAAGAAGCTATCGAAACACTTCAAGGCAAAGGTCCAAAAGATTTAACTGAACTTGTTTTAACTTTAGGTAGCCAAATGGTAATCCTTGCAGGTAAAGCAAAAACTAGCGAAGAAGCAAAAGAAATGCTTTTAGATGCAATTCACAGTGGAAAAGCTTTAGCTAAATTCAAAGAATTCTTAGCAAACCAAGGTGGAGATGCTTCTATCGTTGATGATTTAACAAAATTACCACAGGCAAAATATAAAATTGAATTACCAGCAAAACAATCTGGCTATATTTCCAGAATGGTAGCTGATGAAATCGGTGTTGCTTCCATGATTTTAGGTGCAGGACGTGCTACAAAAGAAGATGTAATCGATTTAGCAGTTGGTCTTGTACTTCATAAAAAAGTTGGCGATAAAGTAGAAGAAGGCGAATCTATTCTCACTATCTACAGCAATCGTGAAAATGTTGAAGACGTAAAACAAAAATTATACGACAATATCTTTATCGCAGATACTGCTACAACTCCAACATTAATTCATACAGTTATCACTGAATAA
- the deoB gene encoding phosphopentomutase, translating into MNNIKKFKRIHVIVMDSVGIGETPDADKFDDIGANTLLHISTAKNGLNVPNLERLGLSNIYKLKGVNTVHPSLGYYTKMQEASCGKDTMTGHWEMMGLYIDKPFQVFPDGFPDDLIAQIEKFSGRKIVGNCPASGTEIIKQYGEHQLKTGDLIVYTSADSVLQIAAHEEIIPLEELYRICQFCRDITREGKYQLGRIIARPYVGTCKEDFTRTSNRHDYALKPFGKTVMNSLQEANLASIAIGKISDIFDGEGVTKAIRTVSNMDGMDKFINILDEDFTGLSFTNLVDFDAKFGHRRDPIGYGDALEEFDARLNEVFAKMHDEDLLLITADHGNDPTYKGTDHTREYVPLLIYSKQLKNYGSLPIRKTFADLGATIADNFSIEMPQHGQSFLNDLQ; encoded by the coding sequence ATGAACAACATTAAAAAATTTAAACGCATTCATGTTATAGTTATGGACTCCGTTGGCATTGGCGAAACTCCTGATGCTGATAAATTTGACGATATTGGTGCAAATACACTTTTGCATATTTCCACAGCTAAAAATGGTTTAAACGTACCAAATCTTGAAAGATTAGGTCTTTCTAATATATATAAACTCAAAGGCGTAAATACTGTTCATCCATCTCTTGGATATTATACAAAAATGCAAGAAGCTTCTTGCGGTAAAGATACAATGACAGGTCATTGGGAAATGATGGGACTTTATATTGATAAACCTTTCCAAGTCTTCCCTGATGGTTTTCCTGATGATTTAATCGCTCAAATTGAAAAATTCTCCGGTAGAAAAATCGTTGGTAACTGCCCTGCAAGCGGTACAGAAATCATCAAACAATACGGAGAACATCAATTAAAAACTGGTGATTTAATCGTTTATACTTCAGCTGACTCTGTACTTCAAATTGCAGCTCATGAAGAAATCATACCGCTTGAAGAACTTTATCGCATTTGTCAATTCTGTAGAGATATCACTCGCGAAGGCAAATACCAATTAGGCAGAATTATTGCTCGTCCTTATGTTGGTACTTGCAAAGAAGATTTCACTCGTACATCTAATAGACATGATTATGCCTTAAAACCTTTTGGCAAAACTGTAATGAATAGCCTTCAAGAAGCAAACTTAGCTTCTATAGCTATCGGCAAAATAAGTGATATCTTTGATGGTGAAGGTGTTACAAAAGCAATCCGCACAGTTTCTAATATGGACGGTATGGATAAATTTATAAATATTTTAGATGAAGACTTCACAGGTCTCAGCTTCACAAATCTTGTAGATTTCGATGCTAAATTCGGTCATCGTCGCGACCCTATTGGTTATGGTGATGCTCTTGAAGAATTTGATGCTAGATTAAACGAAGTTTTTGCAAAAATGCATGATGAAGATTTACTCTTAATCACTGCTGACCATGGCAATGACCCAACATATAAAGGCACTGACCACACTCGCGAATATGTGCCATTATTAATCTATAGTAAACAATTAAAAAATTATGGTAGCCTTCCTATCAGAAAAACATTTGCTGACTTAGGTGCTACTATTGCGGATAACTTCTCTATTGAAATGCCACAACATGGGCAATCATTTTTAAACGACTTACAATAA
- a CDS encoding NupC/NupG family nucleoside CNT transporter, which produces MQYIIGVAGLALVFGMAFIVSNDRKKIKYRPIITMLVLQFVLGFLLLNTSAGNVLISTIANGFTALLNCAREGINFVFGRLANPDDPIFFMSVLMPITFISTLIGILQHWHILPFIIKYIGLALSKVNGMGKLESYNAVASAILGQSEVFISVKKLLGPLPPNRLYTLCASAMSTVSMSIVGAYMVMIEPKYVVTALVLNLFGGFIIASIINPYEVKPEDDILVVAETKRQSFFEMLGEYILDGFKVGVIVCAMLIGFVGIITLINNVFLGIIGISFQEILGYLFSPFAFFMGIPMAECVDAASLMATKIVANEFVAMMQLSSGTVILSAKSVAIVSIFLVSFANFSSIGIIAGAVKALNEEKGNVVACFGLRLLYGATLVSILNATIVGLII; this is translated from the coding sequence ATGCAATATATTATTGGTGTAGCTGGACTTGCCTTAGTTTTTGGTATGGCATTTATTGTCAGCAATGACCGCAAAAAAATAAAATATAGACCAATTATCACCATGCTTGTTCTCCAATTTGTTTTAGGATTTTTACTTTTGAATACATCTGCTGGTAATGTTTTAATCAGTACAATTGCTAACGGATTTACAGCACTTTTAAATTGTGCTAGAGAAGGTATAAATTTCGTTTTTGGTAGATTGGCTAATCCTGATGATCCTATCTTCTTTATGAGTGTTTTAATGCCTATTACATTTATCTCTACTTTAATCGGTATCTTACAACATTGGCATATATTGCCATTTATCATCAAATATATCGGTCTTGCTTTAAGCAAAGTAAATGGCATGGGCAAACTTGAATCCTATAATGCAGTGGCTTCCGCTATTTTAGGTCAATCAGAAGTATTTATTTCCGTAAAAAAATTACTCGGACCTTTGCCACCTAATCGTTTATATACTTTATGTGCTTCTGCAATGTCCACAGTTTCTATGTCCATCGTTGGAGCATATATGGTAATGATTGAACCAAAATATGTAGTTACAGCTCTCGTTTTAAATCTCTTTGGTGGATTTATAATCGCTTCCATTATAAATCCCTATGAAGTTAAACCTGAAGATGATATTCTAGTAGTAGCAGAAACTAAAAGACAATCTTTCTTTGAAATGCTCGGTGAATATATCTTAGACGGTTTTAAAGTCGGCGTTATTGTATGTGCTATGCTAATCGGTTTCGTTGGCATTATCACATTAATCAACAATGTATTTTTAGGAATTATTGGTATTTCTTTCCAAGAAATCCTAGGTTATTTATTCTCACCATTTGCCTTCTTCATGGGAATTCCAATGGCAGAATGTGTAGATGCTGCTAGCTTGATGGCTACTAAAATAGTTGCTAATGAATTTGTAGCTATGATGCAACTTTCCAGTGGTACAGTTATTCTCTCTGCAAAAAGCGTAGCTATTGTATCCATCTTCTTAGTATCCTTTGCTAATTTCTCCTCTATTGGTATTATTGCAGGTGCAGTTAAAGCCCTCAATGAAGAAAAAGGTAATGTAGTAGCTTGTTTCGGACTTAGATTGTTATATGGTGCAACATTAGTTAGCATTTTAAATGCTACAATTGTAGGCTTAATAATTTAA
- the deoC gene encoding deoxyribose-phosphate aldolase, translating to MNINKLIDHTALKPNTNKESILKLIAEAKTYDFASVCVNPCWVALAHQELKNTDVKVCTVIGFPLGANTTEVKVFETKDAIEKGAQEIDMVINIAMLKDKEYDYVENEIHQIVEAAKDKAIVKVIIETCLLTDEEKIKACELSQKAGADFVKTSTGFSTGGATVHDIALMRKTVGAEMGVKASGGVHTHEEALAMVEAGATRIGASAGVKLLK from the coding sequence ATGAACATCAATAAATTAATCGACCACACAGCTTTAAAACCTAACACAAATAAAGAAAGCATTTTAAAATTAATCGCTGAAGCTAAAACTTATGATTTTGCTTCCGTTTGCGTAAATCCTTGCTGGGTTGCACTTGCTCATCAAGAATTAAAAAATACAGATGTTAAAGTATGTACTGTAATCGGCTTCCCTCTTGGTGCTAATACTACAGAAGTAAAAGTTTTTGAAACTAAAGATGCTATTGAAAAAGGCGCTCAAGAAATTGATATGGTAATCAATATCGCAATGCTCAAAGATAAAGAGTATGATTATGTAGAAAATGAAATTCATCAAATCGTAGAAGCTGCTAAAGATAAAGCTATCGTAAAAGTAATCATCGAAACTTGCTTATTAACTGATGAAGAAAAAATCAAAGCTTGCGAACTTTCCCAAAAAGCAGGTGCTGATTTTGTAAAAACTTCTACTGGTTTTTCCACTGGTGGTGCAACTGTTCATGACATCGCTCTCATGCGTAAAACAGTAGGAGCTGAAATGGGTGTAAAAGCTTCTGGTGGTGTTCATACTCATGAAGAAGCTCTTGCCATGGTAGAAGCTGGTGCTACTCGTATCGGTGCTAGTGCTGGCGTTAAACTTCTAAAATAA